From Sphingomonas sp. OV641, a single genomic window includes:
- a CDS encoding TniB family NTP-binding protein codes for MTKFAHLAEGYRDQALWPDDERVAWIRKDRWVGFPKAEKVRSMLGELLAHPPRTRMPCLLVFGQTGMGKSHIVERFADENPRTFDDRTGLATVPVVAVQLPPEPTEGEFYDEILAALGAGFAGGSDLGRARQLTRRLMGQVGARMLLLDEINHMLACTPRQQRIFLNTIRYFANDLRMPLVCTGNHEARAALLTDAALADRFDAIELVRWRDDEAFRLLLVTLAAILPLRNPSPLAEDLFRARLLELTDGNTGRIFRLVENLAVRAIRRGAEMIGPEDLDADDLVLPSVTMKEIAKRRGRPGSGAVGTA; via the coding sequence ATGACCAAATTCGCGCATCTGGCGGAAGGCTACCGCGACCAGGCGCTCTGGCCGGACGATGAGCGTGTCGCATGGATACGCAAGGATCGCTGGGTCGGTTTTCCGAAGGCGGAGAAGGTCCGGTCGATGCTGGGCGAGTTGCTGGCGCACCCGCCTCGCACCCGCATGCCCTGCCTTCTCGTCTTCGGGCAAACAGGGATGGGCAAATCGCATATCGTCGAGCGGTTCGCGGACGAAAACCCGCGCACCTTCGATGACAGAACGGGGCTGGCGACCGTCCCGGTCGTCGCCGTGCAGCTGCCGCCGGAGCCGACCGAGGGCGAGTTCTACGACGAGATCCTGGCCGCGCTGGGTGCGGGCTTCGCTGGTGGGTCCGATCTCGGACGCGCCCGGCAGCTTACGCGCCGGTTGATGGGGCAGGTCGGCGCGCGCATGCTGTTACTTGACGAGATCAACCATATGCTGGCCTGCACACCGCGCCAGCAACGCATTTTCCTGAACACGATCCGCTACTTCGCCAACGACCTGCGAATGCCATTGGTCTGCACGGGCAACCACGAGGCGAGGGCGGCGCTCTTGACGGACGCAGCGCTCGCCGATCGCTTCGATGCGATCGAGCTCGTGCGCTGGCGAGATGACGAAGCCTTTCGGCTGCTCTTGGTGACGCTGGCCGCCATCCTGCCGCTCCGAAATCCGTCGCCGCTCGCCGAGGACTTGTTCAGGGCCAGGCTGCTGGAGCTGACCGACGGGAATACCGGCCGTATTTTCCGGCTTGTTGAGAACCTCGCCGTTCGGGCGATCCGGCGGGGCGCGGAGATGATCGGTCCCGAAGACTTGGACGCCGATGATCTTGTCCTTCCCAGCGTCACCATGAAGGAGATCGCGAAACGACGAGGGCGGCCAGGGTCGGGCGCGGTGGGCACTGCATGA